The following are encoded together in the Flavobacterium sp. TR2 genome:
- a CDS encoding trans-sulfuration enzyme family protein, which produces MNTEEFGFETQAIRTQLERSQYLEHSVPLYLSSSFVFEDAEDMRASFTEEKERNIYSRFSNPNTSEFVDKICKMEGADSGYAFATGMAAVYSTFAALLNSGDHIVSASSVFGSTHALFMTYFPKWNIETSYFEISKPETIESFIKPNTKILYAESPTNPGVDVIDLELLGNIAKKHNLILIIDNCFATPYLQQPIKFGAHLVIHSATKLIDGQGRVLGGVTVGDAELIRQIYLFSRNTGPALSPFNAWVLSKSLETLAVRVDRHCENALKVAEFLESHPNVNSVKYPFLKSHPQYEIAKKQMKAGGNIIAFEIKGGIEAGRKFLNSIKLCSLSANIGDTRTIVTHPASTTHSKLSEEDQLAVGITQGLVRVSVGLETVEDVIADLKQALS; this is translated from the coding sequence ATGAATACAGAAGAATTTGGTTTTGAAACACAAGCCATCAGAACACAATTAGAAAGATCTCAATATTTAGAACACTCGGTGCCTTTGTACCTTTCGTCAAGCTTTGTTTTTGAAGATGCAGAAGATATGCGAGCTTCATTTACAGAAGAAAAAGAAAGAAATATTTACAGCCGTTTCAGCAATCCAAACACGTCAGAGTTTGTAGACAAGATCTGCAAAATGGAAGGTGCCGATTCTGGTTACGCTTTCGCAACAGGAATGGCGGCAGTTTATTCTACTTTTGCAGCTTTGTTGAATTCTGGAGATCATATTGTTTCTGCAAGTAGTGTTTTCGGTTCGACTCACGCTTTGTTTATGACTTATTTTCCAAAATGGAATATCGAAACTTCTTATTTCGAAATCAGTAAGCCAGAAACGATCGAGAGCTTCATTAAACCAAACACCAAAATATTATACGCCGAATCTCCTACAAATCCTGGAGTAGATGTTATCGATTTAGAATTGTTGGGAAATATTGCCAAAAAACACAACTTGATTTTAATAATCGACAACTGTTTTGCAACGCCTTATTTACAGCAGCCAATTAAATTTGGAGCGCATCTGGTGATCCATTCAGCAACAAAATTAATAGACGGACAAGGACGTGTTCTAGGTGGAGTAACGGTTGGAGATGCTGAGTTAATCAGACAGATTTATTTGTTTTCAAGAAATACAGGGCCAGCTTTATCGCCATTTAATGCATGGGTTTTATCTAAAAGTTTAGAAACTTTGGCTGTTCGTGTAGACAGACATTGCGAAAATGCTTTAAAAGTCGCTGAGTTTTTAGAAAGCCATCCAAATGTAAACAGCGTAAAATATCCGTTTTTGAAATCGCATCCGCAATATGAAATTGCCAAAAAACAGATGAAAGCTGGCGGAAACATCATTGCATTTGAAATTAAAGGCGGAATCGAAGCGGGAAGAAAATTCTTGAACAGCATTAAACTTTGCTCGTTATCTGCAAATATTGGAGATACAAGAACAATTGTCACGCATCCGGCTTCAACAACACATAGCAAATTATCCGAAGAAGATCAATTGGCGGTTGGAATCACACAAGGACTTGTTCGTGTTTCTGTAGGTTTAGAAACTGTAGAAGATGTAATTGCAGATTTGAAACAAGCACTTTCTTAA
- a CDS encoding RrF2 family transcriptional regulator — MLSKKTKYGIKALTYLARRENNEPVQIAEIAKSEHISIKFLESILLLLRNSGFLGAKKGKGGGYYLIKDPKDISMAKVYRILEGPIALLPCASHNFYERCDDCDDESTCAARRLMTEVRDNTLKILESNSLADIAF; from the coding sequence ATGCTTTCAAAAAAGACAAAATACGGAATAAAAGCTTTGACTTATTTAGCAAGACGGGAAAATAACGAACCAGTTCAAATTGCCGAAATTGCCAAAAGCGAACATATTTCGATTAAATTTTTAGAGAGTATTTTACTTCTATTGAGAAACTCTGGATTTCTTGGCGCTAAAAAAGGAAAAGGAGGAGGTTATTACTTGATAAAAGACCCGAAAGACATCAGCATGGCAAAAGTGTACCGAATTCTTGAAGGGCCAATTGCTTTACTGCCTTGCGCAAGCCATAATTTCTACGAAAGATGCGACGACTGCGACGATGAGTCAACCTGCGCAGCGCGAAGATTGATGACTGAGGTTCGTGATAATACACTCAAAATATTAGAAAGCAATTCTTTGGCAGATATTGCATTTTAG
- a CDS encoding sulfite exporter TauE/SafE family protein yields the protein MDFQIGLVIAGLVVGFIVGLTGVGGGSLMTPILLYFNIPPTTAVGTDLLYAAFTKAGGVFVHNKKGNINWKITGWLTLGSVPAALVTLWILNSIKTDIETINGVIKYSLGWALLFTSVAIIFKKRLLKFSQKHAGDKFHSESTTQNMLTIGIGILLGATVTLTSIGAGALGTVTLFFLYPLLPTPRLVGTEIAHAVPLTLVAGIGHASMGNLDIGLLGQLLMGSLPGIYMGSMLSGKVPDQFLRNAIAVMLFLAGYKLIF from the coding sequence ATGGATTTTCAGATTGGTCTTGTAATTGCAGGTTTGGTAGTTGGTTTTATTGTCGGATTAACAGGTGTAGGCGGCGGTTCTTTAATGACTCCTATTTTATTATACTTTAATATCCCGCCAACAACGGCAGTAGGAACCGATTTGCTTTACGCCGCTTTTACTAAAGCTGGAGGCGTATTTGTTCACAACAAAAAAGGCAACATCAACTGGAAGATTACGGGCTGGCTGACTCTAGGCAGTGTTCCCGCAGCCCTCGTAACACTTTGGATTTTAAACAGCATCAAAACTGATATTGAAACCATAAATGGCGTTATTAAATACAGTTTAGGATGGGCTTTGCTATTTACTTCCGTTGCAATTATTTTCAAAAAAAGACTTTTGAAATTCTCACAGAAACACGCTGGAGACAAATTTCATAGTGAAAGCACGACCCAAAATATGCTCACCATTGGAATAGGAATATTACTAGGAGCAACGGTTACTTTAACTTCTATTGGAGCAGGCGCTTTGGGAACTGTAACTTTATTTTTTCTTTATCCTTTATTGCCGACACCAAGATTAGTGGGAACTGAAATTGCACACGCTGTTCCCTTGACATTGGTTGCCGGAATAGGACACGCTTCAATGGGGAATTTAGATATTGGCTTACTTGGACAACTGTTAATGGGATCTCTCCCAGGCATATACATGGGAAGTATGCTAAGCGGAAAAGTCCCAGATCAGTTTCTTAGAAATGCTATTGCAGTAATGCTTTTTCTCGCTGGATACAAATTGATTTTTTAA
- a CDS encoding sulfite exporter TauE/SafE family protein has product MEKELKINSADSLKEKLWIGIPVVLLVGLLSVLIYNHHAEFTWDGFVNGFNVEFLVFLAIGVFAQLVDGTLGMGYGATSTSFLLAYGVPPVVSSTAVHVSEMFTTGASALSHHRFGNINKKLVKHLLIPGVLGSITGAYLLADVIDGDVIKPFIAVYMIILAVIIIRKALKKNIIKKKTKKLGALAVFGGFMDSVGGGGWGPIVTSTLLGRGRNPRYTIGSVNAAEFAISFASGITFMLFGGIHGWQVIIGLILGGVVSAPLAAYLVNKIKRKPMMVAVGVLIIVLSLKTLSKLL; this is encoded by the coding sequence ATGGAGAAAGAACTGAAAATAAATAGTGCTGATTCTTTAAAAGAAAAGCTTTGGATTGGAATTCCTGTTGTTTTACTAGTAGGTTTATTATCTGTTTTAATATATAATCATCACGCTGAATTTACGTGGGATGGATTTGTAAATGGTTTTAATGTGGAGTTCTTAGTGTTTTTAGCCATTGGAGTTTTTGCTCAATTGGTTGATGGGACTTTAGGAATGGGTTACGGAGCGACTTCAACGTCATTTTTATTGGCTTATGGAGTTCCGCCAGTTGTAAGCAGTACAGCAGTTCACGTTTCAGAAATGTTTACTACGGGGGCTTCAGCGCTTTCTCACCATCGTTTTGGAAACATCAATAAAAAATTGGTAAAGCATTTGTTGATTCCAGGAGTTTTAGGTTCTATTACAGGAGCTTACTTGTTGGCAGATGTTATTGATGGAGACGTTATAAAGCCATTTATTGCAGTTTATATGATCATTTTAGCGGTTATCATTATCAGAAAAGCGCTAAAAAAGAATATTATAAAAAAGAAAACAAAAAAATTAGGCGCTCTAGCTGTTTTCGGCGGATTCATGGATTCTGTTGGAGGCGGAGGCTGGGGACCGATAGTAACGTCAACATTATTAGGAAGAGGAAGAAATCCGAGATATACGATTGGTTCAGTAAATGCAGCGGAGTTTGCGATTTCATTTGCAAGCGGTATCACGTTCATGCTTTTTGGAGGAATCCACGGTTGGCAGGTTATTATCGGACTGATTTTAGGAGGAGTCGTTTCAGCGCCATTAGCAGCTTATTTGGTAAACAAAATCAAAAGAAAACCAATGATGGTTGCGGTTGGAGTTCTAATTATAGTATTGAGTTTAAAAACATTATCTAAATTATTGTAA
- a CDS encoding phosphoadenylyl-sulfate reductase, translated as MSASIVQELLEKTKNFSLDETLVFLAKEFPGKVIFSTSFGQEDQVITDFIAKSNTDIKVFTLDTGRLFQETYDVFHKTLKKYKRPIEVYFPEAASVEKLLQEKGPNSFYDSVENRKECCFIRKVVPLRKALAGNAVWITGLRAEQSENRNDLSLFEYDGNFEIIKFNPLLKWTLEEVEAYLSENNVPQNALHKQGFVSIGCAPCTRAIFPGEDIRAGRWWWESSHKECGLHSAKKE; from the coding sequence ATGAGTGCGAGTATTGTACAAGAATTATTAGAAAAAACTAAAAATTTTTCGCTTGACGAAACCTTAGTTTTTTTAGCGAAAGAATTTCCGGGAAAAGTAATTTTTTCAACTTCTTTCGGTCAGGAAGATCAGGTAATTACTGATTTTATTGCAAAAAGTAACACTGATATAAAGGTGTTTACTTTAGATACCGGAAGATTATTTCAGGAAACGTATGATGTTTTTCATAAAACATTAAAAAAATACAAAAGACCAATCGAAGTTTATTTCCCAGAAGCTGCTTCAGTAGAAAAACTATTGCAGGAAAAAGGACCAAACAGCTTTTACGATTCGGTAGAAAACAGAAAAGAATGTTGTTTTATTCGAAAAGTGGTTCCATTGAGAAAAGCTTTGGCAGGAAATGCAGTTTGGATAACAGGTTTAAGAGCAGAGCAGTCAGAAAACAGAAACGATTTAAGTTTGTTTGAATACGACGGAAACTTTGAAATCATCAAATTCAATCCGCTATTAAAATGGACATTAGAAGAAGTTGAAGCATATCTTTCAGAAAACAATGTTCCTCAAAATGCTTTACACAAACAAGGTTTCGTAAGTATTGGATGTGCGCCTTGTACGAGAGCCATTTTCCCTGGAGAAGACATCAGAGCCGGAAGATGGTGGTGGGAATCAAGCCATAAAGAGTGCGGATTGCATAGTGCTAAGAAAGAGTAA
- the cysD gene encoding sulfate adenylyltransferase subunit CysD, with the protein MSSVLKTNALESEAIYIFREVISQFDKPVLLFSGGKDSITLVRLAQKAFFPAKIPFPLLHVDTGHNFPETIAFRDKLVEELGLELIVRNVQDAIDEGKVVEETGKYSSRNSLQTTTLLDAIEEFKFDACIGGARRDEEKARAKERIFSVRDDFGQWDEKNQRPELFDILNGKIENGQNVRVFPISNWTELDVWSYIEKEKIEIPSIYFSHKRKVFLRDGLIWSHSPFVYQEEDEQIEERIVRFRTVGDMSCTAAVESYAATIEEVVGEIRSSTISERGARIDDKRSEAAMEKRKQQGYF; encoded by the coding sequence ATGAGTTCAGTATTAAAAACAAACGCTTTAGAGAGTGAAGCGATATACATTTTCAGAGAAGTAATTTCACAGTTTGACAAACCGGTTTTACTTTTCTCAGGAGGAAAAGATTCTATTACATTGGTGCGTTTGGCGCAAAAAGCATTTTTCCCTGCTAAGATTCCGTTTCCTCTATTACACGTTGATACGGGGCACAATTTCCCTGAGACAATTGCTTTCAGAGATAAATTGGTAGAAGAATTAGGTTTAGAGCTAATCGTTCGTAATGTTCAGGATGCTATTGATGAAGGAAAAGTAGTTGAAGAAACTGGAAAATATTCAAGCCGTAACAGCTTGCAGACTACAACACTTTTGGATGCAATTGAAGAATTCAAATTTGATGCTTGTATTGGTGGTGCACGTCGTGATGAGGAAAAAGCGAGAGCAAAAGAACGTATTTTCTCGGTTCGTGACGATTTCGGACAATGGGACGAAAAAAATCAGAGACCGGAGTTGTTTGATATTTTGAATGGAAAAATTGAAAACGGTCAAAACGTTCGTGTTTTCCCAATTTCAAACTGGACAGAATTAGATGTTTGGAGTTATATCGAAAAAGAAAAAATCGAAATTCCTTCAATCTACTTCTCACATAAAAGAAAAGTTTTTTTGAGAGACGGTTTAATCTGGTCACATTCTCCTTTTGTGTATCAGGAAGAAGACGAACAAATCGAAGAAAGAATTGTTCGCTTCAGAACCGTTGGAGACATGAGCTGTACAGCAGCAGTTGAATCTTACGCAGCAACAATCGAAGAAGTTGTAGGTGAAATCAGATCATCAACCATTTCTGAAAGAGGAGCCAGAATCGATGATAAACGTTCTGAAGCTGCAATGGAAAAAAGAAAACAACAAGGATACTTTTAA